Proteins encoded within one genomic window of Paenibacillus crassostreae:
- the fghA gene encoding S-formylglutathione hydrolase: MSLKLIEKHSSFDGLQYKYSHYSEVLQCDLTFSIYLPSNKEKKEIPLIWWLSGLTCTDDNFSQKSGFQRLAEKYQVAVIIPDTSPRGENVADDDAYDLGQGAGFYLNATQNPWAKNYKMYTYITDELSGIASTLVPNFSGKESMGHSMGGHGALVIGMKNAARFKAISAFSPILNPSQVPWGIKAFSSYLGEDKANWKEWDASELIKETGVPPILISQGTADTFYPEQLEETTFLENARKNNQTVNYEKMEGYDHSYFFISTFLEDHFAFHVKQLR; encoded by the coding sequence ATGAGTCTTAAACTAATTGAAAAACATTCCTCCTTTGATGGATTACAATATAAGTACAGCCATTACTCGGAAGTCTTACAATGTGATTTGACATTTAGTATCTACTTACCATCAAATAAAGAAAAGAAAGAAATCCCTCTTATCTGGTGGCTATCTGGTTTAACCTGTACAGATGATAATTTTAGCCAAAAAAGTGGTTTTCAAAGATTAGCTGAAAAATATCAAGTGGCAGTCATTATTCCAGACACTTCACCACGTGGAGAAAACGTTGCTGATGATGATGCATACGACCTTGGACAAGGTGCAGGTTTTTATTTAAATGCCACACAAAATCCATGGGCAAAGAATTATAAAATGTATACGTATATTACAGATGAATTATCAGGAATTGCGTCCACTTTAGTCCCTAATTTTTCGGGAAAAGAAAGTATGGGCCACTCAATGGGAGGCCATGGAGCATTAGTGATTGGGATGAAAAATGCTGCGAGATTCAAAGCGATTTCTGCTTTTTCTCCTATTTTAAATCCTAGTCAAGTCCCATGGGGAATAAAAGCATTCTCCTCTTATTTAGGTGAAGACAAAGCAAATTGGAAAGAATGGGATGCTTCAGAACTCATCAAAGAAACTGGCGTGCCACCCATTCTTATTTCACAAGGAACTGCAGATACTTTTTATCCAGAACAATTGGAAGAGACTACTTTCTTAGAAAATGCACGGAAAAATAACCAAACAGTAAATTACGAGAAAATGGAAGGTTATGATCATAGCTATTTCTTCATCTCTACGTTCTTGGAAGATCATTTCGCTTTCCATGTCAAACAATTAAGATGA